TCCAAGACCTGTGACAGCGTCGAGCAGCGCAATCACTCCGGGCGGTGGGTGTGCGTCACCTGCAGCGGGGGTTCCATCCATGATCTGCACGGTCACAACCTCAACGACCAGACCCGCTCACTGAAGATCAACAAGAACGACTGCGGCTGAGCGGACCGCCCGCAGGCCGACCCCGGTGACGTGCGCTTCACCGCAGTGCCGTTCCTGTGCCGGGGTGAGCGCCATAGGGGCATTACGCGCTGCCGTGCTGTGCGCCGGTGTGGTGTCCGCGTCGCCGACATACGCCTTGTCGTAGCTGGAATGCCACCAGCAGTGCCCTGCGCCGGAGACGAGCGCTAAGCGGAGCTGGTGAAGTTGGTTGCGTTGGGCAGACGTCCTTGGGGAGGGACGCCATGGCGAAGATCCTCCGAGTCGTGCTTACCGACGTGCAACACCGTGACCTGCACGGGCTGCTGGCCCGCCGCGATCTGACCCAGTACACCCGGCAGCGCGCCGAGTGCGTCCGGCTCCTGGGCCAGGGCCGGTGAGTTGCTGAGGTCGCGGGCGCGCTGGAGTGTCATCCGGTCACTGTCCGATTCACCAGGTCTTTTCCCGGCGGGAAGTAAAAAGAGACTCCCGGTCTCGAAACCCGCTACTATAGAGACCATGAGTTCCGTAAGTGAAGGGTCCGCCCGTGCCGGCCGGCCCCGTTCCGAAGATGTCGATCACGCCGTGCGCACGGCGACGCTCGCCCTGCTGGAGGAAGTGGGTTACGCGCGACTGCGGATGGACGACGTGGCCGCGCGGGCCGGGGTCGGGAAGGCCGCGCTGTACCGGCGGTGGCCGTCGAAGGCCGCGCTGACCCTCACTCACCTGGTGCACGACCTGGCGCCGCGGCCGACCCGGGACACCGGTTCGCTGCGCGGCGATCTGCGCCTGATCGCACGCGGCACCGTGGAACGAATGACACATCCGCGCGTACGGCCGGTGCTTCCCGAGTTGATGGCCGAGCTGCTGCGCACCCCGGAACTGCGCCAGGTCTTCGAGACGGCATGCCTGGTTCCCGAGCGGGAACAGGTCCTGGCCGTGGCGGTACGGGCCGTGACCCGAGGAGAGTTGACCGGCGTGCCGGACGTCGACTGGGCCCACGCCCAGCTCATCGGCCCGGTGTTCGCATGGCTGCACCTCCTGGGCCGGGAAGCGGACGACGTGGCCGCCGACCGGCTCGCCGACGACCTGGCGGCCACTTGGACGGCCCGCGCGGGCGCACCGGACACACCGGACGTCCCGCGCACGCCGCGCGCGGAGGGTTTGCTGTGAACAGCTGGCTGTGGGCGGGGCAGATCTTCCTCGCCGTCATGTTCATCGGTACCGGCGGCTGGAAACTGGCCGTCCCCAAGGACCGGCTGCGCACCCCGATGCCCTGGGTCGACGACCTGTCCCAGCGGGCCGTGCATGCCGTCGCCGCGATCGAGGTCGTCGGCGGCATCGGAGCTGTACTGCCGTGGCTCACCGGGATCCTGCCCGTGCTCACCCCGCTCGCCGCGGCCGGACTCGCCCTGGTCATGACCGGTGGCCTCGCCACCCACCTCCGACGCCACGAGTACGCCCGGTCGCTGTCCAACGTCGTGCTGCTCGCTGTCTCCGTGCTCGTCGCGGCGGGACGCTTCGCCTGACGGCAGCCGGCGGCGGCCGACCTCGGGGTCCAGCGAAGGTGAAGCCGAAAGCCGCAGCGGTCATGATCCCGACGCTGTGAGCGGCTGATTGGTGCCGTCTTATCGGCGGCA
This window of the Streptomyces sp. NBC_00237 genome carries:
- a CDS encoding DoxX family protein yields the protein MNSWLWAGQIFLAVMFIGTGGWKLAVPKDRLRTPMPWVDDLSQRAVHAVAAIEVVGGIGAVLPWLTGILPVLTPLAAAGLALVMTGGLATHLRRHEYARSLSNVVLLAVSVLVAAGRFA
- a CDS encoding TetR/AcrR family transcriptional regulator gives rise to the protein MRTATLALLEEVGYARLRMDDVAARAGVGKAALYRRWPSKAALTLTHLVHDLAPRPTRDTGSLRGDLRLIARGTVERMTHPRVRPVLPELMAELLRTPELRQVFETACLVPEREQVLAVAVRAVTRGELTGVPDVDWAHAQLIGPVFAWLHLLGREADDVAADRLADDLAATWTARAGAPDTPDVPRTPRAEGLL